In Leptospira sp. WS58.C1, a single genomic region encodes these proteins:
- a CDS encoding YceI family protein: MKSRINSFYLIALIFSVFSFGGSWQFNSLSAETSCKYSISSEATGLEWKAFKFTEKTGVGGKFTKLNISGTKSAATVPDTLKGLKFSIDALDLDSGNPERDPKIKGAFFGNLKKNGKIEGSVSSVKLETDGKSGSGVVKLLWNGVSKEVPLQFTLAGEVIEAKGLLDVNQWNAGKALTELNKVCNDLHKGKDGKSVLWPDVEIIIKSTLKKDCK; this comes from the coding sequence ATGAAATCTCGTATAAATTCTTTTTATCTAATTGCACTGATTTTTTCAGTATTCTCTTTTGGGGGAAGTTGGCAATTCAATTCGTTATCAGCAGAGACTTCTTGTAAATATTCCATTAGCAGCGAAGCAACGGGTCTGGAGTGGAAAGCGTTTAAATTCACCGAAAAAACTGGAGTCGGCGGTAAGTTTACGAAATTGAATATTTCCGGAACTAAATCGGCGGCTACGGTTCCCGACACATTAAAAGGTTTAAAATTCTCAATCGATGCTTTGGATTTGGACAGCGGAAATCCGGAAAGAGATCCTAAGATCAAGGGAGCATTTTTCGGAAATCTGAAAAAGAACGGAAAAATAGAAGGTTCCGTCTCTTCTGTAAAATTAGAAACGGATGGAAAATCCGGAAGCGGTGTGGTAAAACTTTTATGGAATGGAGTCAGTAAGGAAGTTCCCTTACAATTTACTTTAGCTGGAGAAGTTATAGAAGCAAAAGGCCTCTTGGACGTAAATCAGTGGAATGCAGGAAAGGCATTAACTGAATTGAACAAGGTTTGTAACGATCTGCATAAGGGGAAAGACGGTAAATCGGTTCTTTGGCCGGATGTAGAAATTATTATAAAATCTACATTAAAGAAAGATTGTAAATAA
- the thiL gene encoding thiamine-phosphate kinase, with translation MNEEELISSLYPPGKEQENDCYSDKEGNLITTDTIVEGTHFRLDWSRPEDLANKLVEVNVSDIAAANGTPQKAFFNFGLSPSCNRKEFLEPFVDSFKKALTSYKIELCGGDTYRTQELNLTLTLLGKSDSPVDRKGGKPGDSVYLSGHIGASLLGYKILEGAYISLSPEVKKIALDRHLRPKSRLSLSRSLYSKNRIHAGMDLTDGLKQDVFKLAKSSGVRIELDLDKLPFENGVKEAIGIEGVLTSGEELELLFLSPDELPSSWEGVSIRKIGSVLGIEEGESPQVTYSYEGKTYFPKESGFRHF, from the coding sequence TTGAACGAAGAAGAACTCATCTCCTCCTTATATCCCCCCGGCAAAGAACAGGAAAACGACTGTTATTCGGACAAAGAAGGGAACTTGATCACGACGGATACGATAGTCGAAGGAACTCATTTCCGATTGGACTGGAGTCGCCCCGAAGATCTAGCTAACAAGTTGGTGGAAGTTAACGTGTCGGATATAGCAGCGGCTAACGGGACTCCTCAAAAAGCATTTTTCAATTTCGGACTTTCTCCTTCCTGCAATCGAAAAGAATTTTTAGAACCATTTGTCGACTCATTTAAAAAGGCATTAACTTCTTATAAAATAGAACTTTGCGGCGGGGACACTTATCGGACCCAAGAATTAAACTTAACTTTAACTTTGTTAGGAAAATCGGATTCTCCTGTAGATAGAAAGGGAGGAAAACCGGGAGATAGTGTTTACTTAAGCGGTCATATAGGCGCTTCTCTTTTAGGATATAAAATATTAGAAGGCGCATATATTTCACTTTCTCCGGAAGTAAAAAAGATCGCTCTAGACAGACATTTAAGACCTAAGTCAAGATTAAGTTTAAGCCGTTCTTTATATTCGAAAAATAGAATACATGCCGGAATGGACCTAACCGACGGGCTTAAACAGGATGTGTTCAAATTGGCAAAATCTTCCGGTGTTAGGATCGAATTGGATCTGGACAAACTTCCATTCGAAAACGGAGTGAAAGAAGCAATCGGAATAGAAGGAGTTCTGACTTCAGGAGAAGAATTAGAACTTCTATTCTTATCTCCGGACGAATTACCTTCTTCTTGGGAAGGGGTCTCTATCCGAAAGATAGGCTCAGTCTTAGGTATCGAAGAAGGCGAATCCCCACAGGTTACATATTCTTACGAAGGAAAAACTTATTTTCCTAAAGAATCCGGATTTAGACATTTTTGA
- a CDS encoding MFS transporter — protein MRIGLLSWILPKPPKPLLPESEVRSLYPKFRWRILEATFLGYSVFYTVRNNFPVVSKEIGEALSYSQEQIGNIIAITSISYGIGKFLMGALSDRSNPQVFMPLGLILTAICNVCFGASSDYQTHLILWGLNGLFQGMGWPPCGRSLGHWFSVKERGEKFAIWNIAHNVGGGLVGVIAAYSASWFGWRNAFYIPAAISFLTAIYLYYRLLDTPQSVGLPSIEEYTGTEIDSSKVSELERELSFKEILIDSVLLNKYVWVFALANFFVYVVRYSLTDWGPSYLKFVKGASLEKGGISTLIYEFAGIGSTLLVGWYSDKVGGKRGLVSLVCMVPILFALFGISLIPQGYLWADLTLFGVVGFFIYPPVMLLGVAGLDFTSKKAVGTAAGFIGLFGYLGRTTLSKVLGWMSSFSWFRWEHSISIIFLSAILAIILLAFTWTWKPKH, from the coding sequence ATGAGAATCGGTCTATTATCCTGGATTTTACCTAAGCCCCCTAAACCGTTACTTCCCGAATCGGAAGTCCGCTCCCTGTATCCCAAATTCCGATGGAGAATATTAGAAGCTACATTTTTAGGTTACTCAGTCTTCTACACTGTTCGGAACAATTTTCCGGTTGTTTCCAAGGAAATCGGCGAAGCGCTTTCCTACTCTCAGGAGCAAATCGGAAATATTATAGCAATCACTTCGATCTCTTACGGGATCGGAAAATTCCTGATGGGAGCGCTATCGGATAGAAGTAATCCTCAGGTTTTCATGCCGTTAGGTCTCATTCTAACAGCAATTTGTAATGTATGTTTCGGTGCTTCTTCCGATTACCAAACACATTTAATCTTATGGGGACTAAATGGGTTATTTCAGGGAATGGGCTGGCCGCCTTGCGGAAGGTCCTTAGGCCATTGGTTTTCCGTTAAAGAAAGAGGAGAAAAATTCGCAATCTGGAATATAGCGCATAATGTTGGCGGCGGACTCGTAGGAGTGATCGCTGCTTATAGCGCTTCTTGGTTCGGATGGAGGAACGCATTTTATATCCCCGCTGCAATCTCGTTCCTAACCGCGATCTATTTATATTACAGATTATTGGATACTCCTCAGTCTGTCGGGCTTCCTTCCATTGAAGAATATACCGGAACGGAAATCGACTCCTCAAAAGTTTCCGAATTGGAGAGGGAATTGAGTTTCAAAGAAATATTGATAGATTCGGTTCTCTTAAATAAATACGTTTGGGTCTTTGCTTTGGCGAATTTTTTCGTGTACGTAGTCAGATATAGTCTTACAGATTGGGGACCTTCTTATCTAAAATTCGTTAAAGGTGCAAGTTTGGAAAAAGGAGGGATTAGCACTCTCATCTATGAATTTGCCGGAATAGGATCCACATTACTCGTCGGTTGGTATTCCGATAAGGTGGGAGGAAAAAGAGGATTAGTCAGCTTGGTTTGTATGGTCCCTATATTATTCGCGTTATTCGGCATTTCCCTTATTCCTCAGGGATATTTATGGGCGGACCTCACACTTTTTGGAGTGGTAGGATTTTTTATCTACCCGCCTGTCATGCTATTAGGGGTGGCCGGGTTGGACTTTACTTCTAAAAAAGCGGTAGGGACTGCGGCCGGATTTATCGGTTTGTTCGGATATTTAGGAAGGACAACTCTTTCCAAGGTTTTAGGATGGATGAGCTCTTTCTCCTGGTTTCGTTGGGAACATTCTATATCTATAATATTCCTTTCCGCAATTTTAGCGATAATTCTTCTCGCTTTCACATGGACTTGGAAACCCAAACATTAA
- a CDS encoding DUF418 domain-containing protein, with protein MNNRIGFIDFLRGFALFGILAVNLPYFSKPMYLVASLGENSNLLDSIGSWIVAFLFESKFYVLFSFLFGYGFFIQLENSPETSSGNVYFRRIFGLGILGILHGIFLFIGDILLSYAILGTVLWFLRNKNSSWLLKFSLFCIILAAFCRIGMSLAEGEIKSQLEADLPRLLDESRKAYLGGFWESSIQRTKDTILSIPFLVLYQWPSVLSMFALGFYAAKNSVFSNWENTKPGFKKLFPWMLTLGILGNFIYTLHSRHILPENQNVFLKILFAITDTFSAPALTFSYVYLLGNYYHSEKSLADRIWFEVMGKLSLTCYLGESLVCSWIFCGWGLGYFDQVGSYIVLILTVPIWVFFGLFSFIWKRMFSLGPMEWILRSWTYWKAIKIL; from the coding sequence ATGAACAACAGAATAGGATTCATAGACTTTTTGAGAGGCTTTGCGTTATTCGGGATACTTGCGGTCAACTTACCGTACTTTTCCAAACCTATGTATCTGGTTGCTTCCTTAGGGGAAAACTCCAATCTTTTAGATTCCATAGGTTCTTGGATCGTAGCATTTCTCTTTGAGTCCAAGTTTTACGTATTATTCTCTTTTCTATTCGGTTACGGATTTTTTATACAACTGGAGAACAGCCCGGAAACAAGCTCAGGAAACGTATATTTCAGGAGGATATTCGGTTTAGGAATATTAGGCATTCTGCATGGAATATTTCTTTTTATCGGGGACATACTTCTTTCTTACGCAATTTTAGGAACCGTACTCTGGTTTCTGAGGAATAAAAACTCTTCTTGGTTACTAAAGTTTTCCCTCTTTTGTATAATACTTGCCGCGTTTTGTAGGATAGGAATGAGTTTGGCAGAGGGAGAAATTAAATCCCAACTGGAAGCCGATCTTCCGCGTCTATTGGATGAAAGCAGAAAAGCGTATTTAGGAGGGTTCTGGGAAAGTAGTATACAAAGAACAAAGGATACCATCCTCTCCATTCCTTTTTTAGTCTTATATCAATGGCCTTCGGTTCTTTCCATGTTTGCTTTGGGATTTTATGCGGCTAAAAATTCCGTATTCTCGAATTGGGAAAATACGAAGCCAGGATTTAAAAAACTTTTTCCTTGGATGCTAACCCTTGGGATTTTAGGAAATTTTATATACACATTACATTCTCGTCATATTCTTCCGGAAAACCAAAACGTTTTCTTAAAAATCCTATTTGCGATAACGGATACTTTTAGCGCGCCTGCGCTCACATTCAGTTATGTGTATCTGCTCGGAAATTATTATCATTCTGAAAAAAGTTTAGCCGATCGAATTTGGTTCGAGGTAATGGGTAAACTTTCTTTGACCTGTTATTTAGGAGAGTCCTTGGTTTGCTCCTGGATCTTTTGTGGATGGGGGCTTGGATATTTCGACCAGGTTGGAAGTTATATTGTCCTAATTCTGACTGTTCCTATTTGGGTATTCTTCGGATTATTTTCCTTTATCTGGAAAAGAATGTTCTCGTTAGGCCCTATGGAATGGATACTGAGATCCTGGACATATTGGAAGGCTATCAAAATACTTTAA
- a CDS encoding PAS domain S-box protein yields MQDSLEKLVYHWIQKDWGVFQFIQSEGLDGIWILDLSNEDRYWINPKFRSVLGFSGSDQELCSIRWKDLFSIKDHELLHSQIKKLENTKTFRVRYKTFSGTELETDTKLKFLQDPSGELFCIGGVNILKESELHTMKRELDFLSLINALPDMIGYWDSNLINRLANDAYQNWFGIEAKKIVGQHMKTLLGNELFELNYPYVQKVLKGEGQLFERKIPSPDGKSFRYSLAKYIPDFREGKVIGFSVIVSDISKIKNAEAENLKLARIVESSDDAIIGKDLEGTINSWNRGAEKIFGYSPIDILGSNFDILVSKESKELEAKINQKMISQKETASFESVRKAKDGHSIEMSITLSPVFDSSGKMIGSAEIARDIGERKRMESSFRSAFEYSAIGMAILDPKGRWIQVNGNLIKLLGYDWEELSKLTFRDITYHEDLGKDLQLLAETLEGKRSGYHLEKRYIKKDGGIVWILLSVALVRDADGKPNHFIAQIMDIDEIKKTEEQLRHAKELLEQTNKLVRIGAWDLDLKNNTETWSGVTKEMFEVPHDFDPNVRGALEFVKEGKNKEKILEAVDKLIKQGEPYDLEIKLITYNGNELWVRTVGSAEFKNGECLRIYGAFYNIDKRKKAEIELFQEKSRLSAFVEHAPAAVAMFDTEIKYIAVSERWLTEYHVSGKNIIGLSHYEVFGNISQEWKDIHQRCLSGEVLKNDEDVWRPEGWDHDQYLRWEVRPWYQLDGSVGGIMMFTQDITESCLQREELKKAKLVAEQANKAKSDFLANMSHEIRTPLNGIIGFSDLLLRTSMDSIQHQYMMTVFQSAESLLDIINDILDFSKIEAGKLELSYEKTNLLELCSQIVNTIKFQAQKKGLEVIVNVAWDVPRFVKADSVRLRQIIVNLFSNSVKFTEEGEIEFKIELLKKISETEGEFRFSVRDTGIGIAPEAKDKIFEAFSQGDVSTTRRFGGTGLGLAISNKLLSMMGSSLQLKSELGKGSTFYFDLKLHISEIIGEDWIRLRSIKKVLIVDKDQENIKLIGEMLSLQNIPADFMSNGDEMIQTLSKGNRYDIILMDSEMPEGNALELVRKIREDLRIGNEDQPIVLIVNPEDGESFVSESRKLGVQEVVSKPIHMQKLFDILARNQILKEPFEFPLITRDQEGAATIRKTATVLIAEDNSVNMMLAKSIIKRILPKAKCIEAQTGREAVDKYRETNPDLIFMDIQMPEMNGYEATKAIRVLEKDGIRVPIIAVTAGIVSGERERCLEAGMDDYISKPAVKADFARIIFRWMS; encoded by the coding sequence ATGCAAGATTCCTTAGAAAAGTTAGTCTATCACTGGATTCAGAAAGATTGGGGAGTTTTCCAATTTATTCAATCGGAGGGATTGGATGGAATATGGATCTTAGATCTATCGAACGAAGATCGATATTGGATCAATCCTAAGTTCAGATCCGTTTTGGGATTTTCGGGATCGGATCAGGAACTTTGTTCTATTCGATGGAAGGATCTTTTTTCTATAAAAGATCATGAGTTACTCCATTCTCAGATAAAGAAGTTAGAAAATACAAAAACTTTTCGCGTACGTTACAAAACATTCTCAGGTACCGAGCTAGAGACGGATACTAAACTTAAATTTTTACAAGATCCGTCCGGTGAACTTTTTTGTATCGGAGGGGTCAACATCCTAAAAGAGTCTGAGCTCCATACGATGAAGAGGGAATTGGACTTTCTTTCCTTGATCAACGCTTTACCGGATATGATCGGCTATTGGGATTCCAATCTGATTAACCGATTGGCGAACGATGCGTATCAAAACTGGTTCGGTATCGAGGCTAAAAAGATTGTCGGTCAACATATGAAGACCCTTCTTGGTAACGAATTATTTGAATTAAATTATCCTTATGTACAAAAAGTTTTAAAAGGGGAAGGCCAATTATTTGAAAGAAAGATCCCATCTCCCGATGGGAAAAGTTTTAGATATTCTCTGGCAAAATATATTCCCGATTTTAGGGAAGGCAAAGTGATCGGCTTCTCCGTGATTGTTAGCGATATTTCCAAAATTAAGAATGCGGAAGCTGAGAATTTAAAGTTAGCGAGAATAGTCGAGTCTTCAGATGATGCGATTATCGGAAAGGACCTGGAGGGTACTATCAATTCTTGGAATCGAGGTGCTGAAAAAATATTCGGTTATAGTCCGATTGATATTTTAGGATCTAATTTTGATATTCTGGTTTCGAAGGAATCCAAGGAATTGGAAGCCAAAATCAATCAAAAGATGATCTCACAAAAAGAGACAGCAAGTTTTGAATCCGTTCGTAAAGCAAAGGACGGGCATTCGATAGAAATGTCTATCACTCTTTCTCCTGTGTTCGATTCATCCGGAAAGATGATAGGCTCCGCAGAGATAGCAAGAGATATAGGCGAAAGAAAAAGAATGGAGAGTTCTTTTAGGAGCGCTTTCGAATATTCCGCGATCGGGATGGCAATTCTAGATCCGAAAGGAAGATGGATCCAAGTTAACGGAAATCTGATCAAACTGCTCGGATATGATTGGGAAGAATTATCCAAACTGACTTTCAGGGATATTACGTATCATGAGGATTTAGGAAAGGATCTGCAGTTATTGGCGGAAACTTTGGAGGGTAAAAGGTCCGGATATCATTTAGAAAAACGTTATATTAAAAAAGATGGAGGGATCGTTTGGATACTTCTCTCCGTTGCTTTGGTTCGAGACGCGGACGGAAAGCCTAATCATTTTATAGCCCAGATCATGGATATAGACGAGATCAAAAAGACGGAAGAACAATTGCGTCATGCTAAGGAGCTTTTGGAACAAACCAATAAGTTGGTTAGAATAGGGGCCTGGGACCTGGATCTGAAAAACAATACGGAAACTTGGTCGGGAGTCACAAAGGAAATGTTTGAAGTTCCGCATGATTTCGATCCAAATGTAAGAGGAGCATTAGAATTTGTTAAAGAAGGAAAAAATAAGGAAAAAATTTTAGAAGCGGTGGATAAACTTATTAAACAGGGAGAACCGTACGATCTTGAGATCAAATTGATCACTTACAATGGTAACGAACTTTGGGTTAGGACAGTGGGGAGTGCGGAATTTAAGAATGGAGAATGTTTAAGGATCTACGGCGCATTTTATAATATAGATAAAAGAAAAAAAGCTGAGATAGAATTATTCCAAGAAAAGTCCAGATTATCAGCATTCGTCGAACATGCCCCCGCCGCGGTTGCTATGTTTGATACCGAGATCAAATATATTGCTGTCAGCGAAAGGTGGTTAACTGAATACCATGTATCCGGCAAAAATATCATTGGACTTTCCCATTACGAAGTATTCGGGAATATTTCCCAGGAATGGAAGGATATTCATCAAAGATGTTTATCCGGTGAAGTCTTAAAAAACGACGAAGATGTTTGGAGACCGGAAGGTTGGGATCATGACCAATATCTTCGTTGGGAAGTGAGACCTTGGTATCAACTGGACGGGTCAGTAGGCGGGATCATGATGTTCACTCAGGATATCACTGAAAGTTGCCTCCAAAGAGAAGAATTAAAAAAAGCGAAACTGGTAGCGGAACAGGCGAATAAAGCCAAGTCGGATTTTTTAGCGAATATGAGCCACGAAATCAGGACTCCTTTGAACGGGATCATAGGATTTTCCGACCTTTTGTTGCGAACTTCCATGGATTCCATCCAGCACCAATACATGATGACAGTCTTCCAATCCGCCGAATCTTTATTGGATATTATTAACGATATATTAGATTTTTCTAAGATTGAAGCCGGAAAACTTGAATTATCTTATGAAAAAACAAACCTTTTGGAACTTTGCAGCCAGATCGTAAATACGATCAAGTTCCAAGCCCAAAAGAAAGGATTAGAAGTTATAGTGAATGTAGCCTGGGACGTACCCAGATTCGTAAAAGCCGATAGTGTAAGACTTAGACAGATCATAGTGAATTTATTCAGTAATTCCGTAAAATTTACGGAAGAAGGCGAAATAGAATTTAAGATAGAACTTCTTAAAAAAATATCCGAGACGGAAGGGGAGTTCAGATTCTCTGTGAGAGATACGGGGATCGGTATCGCACCGGAAGCGAAGGACAAAATATTCGAAGCATTCTCTCAAGGAGATGTTTCCACCACTCGTAGATTCGGAGGAACGGGTTTAGGTCTTGCTATATCCAATAAACTTCTCTCTATGATGGGAAGCAGTCTTCAGTTAAAAAGCGAATTGGGAAAAGGAAGTACATTCTATTTCGATCTAAAACTTCATATTTCCGAAATTATCGGAGAAGATTGGATCAGACTTCGTTCGATCAAAAAGGTTTTGATCGTAGATAAAGATCAAGAGAACATAAAGTTAATCGGAGAAATGTTATCTTTGCAGAATATTCCCGCGGATTTCATGAGTAACGGAGATGAAATGATTCAGACTCTATCTAAAGGGAATAGATATGATATTATTCTAATGGATTCCGAAATGCCGGAAGGGAACGCCTTGGAATTGGTCCGAAAAATACGAGAGGATCTAAGGATCGGAAACGAGGATCAGCCGATCGTACTGATCGTAAATCCGGAAGACGGAGAATCTTTCGTTTCGGAATCTCGAAAACTGGGGGTGCAGGAAGTCGTCTCTAAACCGATCCATATGCAAAAATTATTCGATATCCTGGCAAGAAATCAGATCCTGAAGGAGCCTTTCGAGTTCCCGTTGATTACGAGGGACCAAGAGGGTGCAGCTACGATTCGTAAAACTGCAACCGTGCTGATTGCAGAAGATAATTCGGTTAATATGATGTTAGCAAAAAGTATCATCAAAAGAATTCTCCCTAAGGCAAAATGTATAGAAGCTCAAACCGGAAGGGAAGCTGTCGATAAGTATAGAGAGACAAATCCTGACCTAATCTTCATGGATATCCAAATGCCTGAGATGAACGGGTACGAGGCCACCAAAGCGATCCGTGTTCTGGAAAAAGACGGTATTCGGGTCCCGATTATCGCTGTGACTGCAGGGATCGTTTCCGGTGAAAGAGAAAGATGTTTGGAAGCGGGGATGGATGATTATATAAGTAAACCCGCAGTGAAAGCGGATTTTGCTCGGATCATCTTTCGATGGATGAGTTGA
- a CDS encoding MAPEG family protein, translated as MQKELWLLPVGALALLTFFVLLQIPIRRFYAGFIGKVSPDDFKFGESTNVPQWVSIANRNYMNLLEMPLLFYLICLIQYLTEAIDPLNFQLAWIYVGFRFLHSLIHLTYNNVIHRLTIFAASNFVLFGIWANYFWKFLGVIF; from the coding sequence ATGCAAAAAGAATTATGGCTTCTTCCAGTCGGAGCGTTAGCTCTATTGACTTTTTTCGTTCTTTTACAAATCCCTATCCGTCGTTTTTATGCAGGATTTATCGGAAAAGTGAGCCCGGATGATTTTAAGTTCGGAGAATCCACAAATGTCCCTCAATGGGTATCGATCGCGAACCGGAACTACATGAACTTATTGGAAATGCCCCTATTATTTTATCTGATCTGCCTGATACAATATTTGACGGAGGCAATCGATCCTTTAAATTTTCAATTGGCTTGGATCTATGTGGGGTTTAGATTTTTGCATAGCTTGATCCATCTCACCTATAACAACGTTATTCATAGATTGACAATCTTTGCAGCGAGTAATTTCGTTTTATTCGGGATTTGGGCGAACTATTTTTGGAAATTCCTAGGCGTTATTTTTTAG
- a CDS encoding SseB family protein, whose product MYNFKRVLSSIREYFEPIPKFDGENARFREAIYLYSKNRSEKNLEKLSAELTKAYFLIPHAGEEAVPKKTKPKKKVAAKKKKKVSPNKGAKPIVLLYVSDERGRVFLPAFSHPSESFRYFKKETPLVPITAKELWVLGLQNKGVSGVAIDPGSTLWLLSREHLELLQKEK is encoded by the coding sequence ATGTATAACTTCAAAAGAGTCCTCTCTTCCATTAGAGAATACTTCGAGCCTATTCCCAAATTTGACGGAGAAAATGCAAGGTTCAGAGAGGCGATTTATCTTTATTCAAAAAATCGTTCCGAGAAAAACTTAGAAAAACTGTCCGCAGAACTTACCAAAGCTTACTTTTTGATCCCTCATGCGGGTGAGGAAGCCGTCCCGAAAAAGACAAAACCTAAAAAGAAAGTTGCAGCCAAAAAAAAGAAGAAAGTTTCCCCTAATAAAGGAGCGAAACCTATCGTATTATTATACGTAAGCGATGAAAGAGGTAGAGTGTTCTTACCTGCATTCTCCCATCCTTCGGAGTCATTTCGTTATTTTAAAAAAGAAACCCCGCTTGTTCCTATCACTGCGAAAGAATTATGGGTCTTAGGTCTACAGAACAAAGGAGTTTCCGGGGTCGCCATAGATCCAGGTTCTACGTTATGGTTGCTTTCCAGGGAACATTTGGAATTGTTGCAAAAGGAAAAATAA
- a CDS encoding NADH-quinone oxidoreductase subunit N — MNLIPNSNDLISILPILVLSGGGILLLGLQFFFQGFEFRIVRFTSGLILIAAFFSLFVSQSNPGIGSYFSGHYEISTLGFWFGALYLIAAFCTVLASPRVLEQHNMEFPEFYPLLLFSVVGMFLMTSGTDTVTIFVGLELMSVCLYVLVGMARSDVYSLEASLKYFLLGSFSTGFFLFGMAFLFGGSGTTHLQDSLKPLVSSGFDSNFTKIGLLLLLTGISFKIALFPYHSWTPDAYEGALTPVTGFMATASKSASMGLLLVVFSKFPISVSGGGWIWVMGILALMSMTYGNFVALKQTSLKRVLAYSSIAHAGYVVAGITLGVKEEALFYLIVYSFMSLGAFSILSFLEEGNRHVTYESIAGLAKSRPWTSFAFFIFFLSLAGIPPLGGFWAKFFLFQKIAEGTGQISKWLLIGGIANSALALYYYVKVGILAYMSSEEGEISKLEAPKASYGVLFVSVISLAAVLVGWYIIQPKDLNNLKFANKSAELQK, encoded by the coding sequence ATGAATTTAATTCCAAATTCCAACGATCTAATTTCTATACTTCCCATCCTGGTGCTTTCCGGAGGAGGGATCCTATTACTTGGATTACAGTTCTTTTTTCAAGGATTTGAATTTAGGATCGTAAGATTTACTTCCGGTCTAATTTTGATTGCTGCATTCTTTTCCTTGTTTGTTTCTCAATCAAATCCGGGGATCGGGTCCTATTTTTCGGGGCATTATGAAATTTCCACCTTAGGATTCTGGTTCGGTGCTTTATACTTGATAGCTGCATTCTGCACCGTCCTTGCTTCTCCAAGAGTATTAGAACAACATAATATGGAATTTCCTGAGTTCTATCCTCTTCTTCTTTTTTCAGTCGTGGGGATGTTCTTAATGACTTCCGGAACGGACACCGTTACCATCTTCGTCGGATTGGAATTGATGTCCGTATGTTTGTATGTTCTGGTAGGAATGGCGAGAAGCGACGTTTACTCTTTAGAAGCTAGTTTGAAATATTTTCTTTTAGGAAGTTTTTCCACGGGATTTTTCCTTTTCGGAATGGCATTCTTGTTCGGAGGATCTGGCACTACTCATTTACAAGATTCCTTGAAACCGCTGGTGAGTTCCGGATTTGATTCTAATTTTACGAAAATCGGATTATTACTCCTATTAACCGGGATCTCATTTAAGATCGCTTTATTTCCTTATCATTCTTGGACCCCGGATGCTTATGAAGGCGCTTTAACGCCGGTCACAGGGTTTATGGCTACGGCATCCAAGTCCGCTTCCATGGGATTATTATTAGTCGTATTTTCAAAATTTCCAATTTCCGTTTCGGGAGGAGGATGGATCTGGGTGATGGGGATTTTAGCCCTGATGTCCATGACGTACGGAAATTTCGTGGCTTTAAAGCAAACTAGTTTAAAAAGAGTTTTGGCATATTCTTCGATCGCCCACGCAGGTTATGTGGTCGCTGGGATCACTTTAGGCGTAAAAGAAGAAGCCTTGTTCTATTTGATCGTATATTCTTTTATGAGCCTTGGAGCATTTTCTATTCTTTCTTTCCTGGAAGAAGGAAATCGCCACGTAACGTATGAATCCATTGCTGGGCTTGCAAAGTCCAGACCTTGGACGAGTTTTGCATTTTTCATTTTCTTCTTATCGTTGGCAGGGATTCCTCCTTTGGGCGGATTTTGGGCGAAGTTTTTCTTATTCCAAAAAATTGCGGAAGGAACGGGTCAGATCTCTAAGTGGTTGCTAATCGGAGGGATTGCGAACTCCGCATTGGCATTATATTATTATGTAAAAGTGGGAATATTGGCTTACATGAGTTCCGAAGAAGGAGAAATTTCTAAATTAGAAGCTCCTAAAGCGAGTTATGGAGTTTTATTCGTTTCCGTAATTTCTTTGGCTGCAGTACTAGTGGGCTGGTATATTATCCAGCCCAAGGATTTGAATAACTTAAAGTTCGCAAACAAATCCGCAGAATTACAAAAATAA